One Streptomyces sp. RPA4-2 genomic window carries:
- a CDS encoding MazG-like family protein, whose translation MADEDVWDAIDRLHDWLDAGRTREVRAHDDRTNDGRTHDDRTRANDDRENDGREELLLRILKLSEEVGEVARAVIGATGQNPRKGTTHTWDDVRSELCDVVITGLVALRTLAPDAREVFTAHLAGVTDRSLGTGRS comes from the coding sequence ATGGCTGATGAAGACGTCTGGGACGCGATCGACCGTCTGCACGACTGGCTCGACGCCGGCCGGACGCGAGAGGTCCGGGCGCACGACGACCGGACGAACGATGGGCGGACGCACGACGACCGGACGCGGGCGAACGACGACCGGGAGAACGACGGCCGTGAGGAGCTGCTCCTGCGCATCCTGAAGCTGTCGGAGGAGGTCGGCGAAGTCGCCCGGGCGGTGATCGGCGCGACCGGCCAGAACCCGCGCAAGGGCACCACGCACACCTGGGACGACGTACGGTCCGAGCTCTGCGACGTCGTGATCACGGGCCTGGTCGCTCTGCGCACCCTGGCGCCGGACGCCCGCGAGGTGTTCACGGCCCACCTGGCGGGCGTCACGGACCGGTCCCTCGGGACGGGCCGGAGCTGA
- a CDS encoding histidine phosphatase family protein: MRLILVRHGQTPSNVEFLLDTAAPGPGLTALGDKQAAALPQALADEEIDALYASTLTRARLTAAPLAAARGLEVRVREGIRELSAGDLEMLRGDTEEARAYLTTAFAWASGNTALRMPGGESGAEALDRFDTVVAEAAASGAGAVAMVSHGAAIRVWTAARAHNVEVSFATGHRLDNTDVVILEGSPAGGWTAVSWAGTPLGDAAPGRESGPTGQPLGPAGETPVPDE; encoded by the coding sequence ATGCGCCTGATTCTCGTCCGCCACGGACAGACACCGTCCAATGTGGAGTTCCTGCTGGACACCGCCGCGCCGGGACCGGGGCTCACGGCCCTCGGGGACAAACAGGCCGCCGCGCTGCCCCAGGCACTGGCGGACGAGGAGATCGACGCGCTGTACGCCTCGACACTGACCCGCGCCCGGCTGACCGCCGCCCCGCTGGCGGCCGCGCGCGGGCTGGAGGTACGTGTCCGGGAGGGCATCCGCGAACTGTCCGCCGGGGACCTGGAGATGCTGCGCGGGGACACCGAGGAAGCGCGGGCGTACCTCACGACGGCGTTCGCCTGGGCATCGGGCAACACCGCGCTGCGGATGCCGGGCGGGGAGAGCGGCGCGGAGGCGCTGGACCGGTTCGACACGGTGGTCGCGGAGGCCGCGGCGAGCGGGGCCGGTGCCGTCGCGATGGTCAGTCACGGCGCCGCGATCCGGGTGTGGACGGCGGCGCGCGCGCACAACGTCGAGGTGTCCTTCGCCACCGGCCACCGGCTGGACAACACCGACGTGGTGATCCTGGAGGGTTCCCCGGCGGGCGGCTGGACGGCCGTGTCCTGGGCGGGCACACCGCTGGGCGACGCGGCTCCCGGCCGGGAGAGCGGGCCGACGGGTCAGCCGCTGGGCCCCGCCGGGGAGACGCCGGTACCGGACGAGTAG
- a CDS encoding LacI family DNA-binding transcriptional regulator yields MGHPYTIREIARQAGLSEATVDRVLNRRGGVRDSTAREVRQAVEDLDRQRTQVRIGGRTFMIDIVMQTPERFSSAVRDALEAELPSLHPAIVRSRFHFRETDPAAELVKDLDGIAARGSQGVILKAPDVPEVTTAVGRLVAAGIPVVTLVTDLPSSPRRAYVGIDNRAAGATAAYLIRQWLGEGPGHVLVTISRGSFRNEEEREMGFRSEMRAARPERRLVEVTDSDGLDSTQRELVREALERDPEINAVYSIGGGNTATIEAFDALGRDLLAFVAHDLDHDNTRLLGERRLSAVLHHDLRQDMRRACQTIMRAHQALPDEGPSLPSAIQVVTPYNMPPG; encoded by the coding sequence ATGGGACACCCCTATACGATCCGTGAGATCGCCCGTCAGGCCGGTCTGAGCGAGGCGACGGTCGACCGGGTCCTCAACCGCCGGGGCGGCGTCCGCGACAGCACGGCCCGGGAGGTGCGGCAGGCCGTCGAGGACCTGGACCGCCAGCGCACCCAGGTCCGCATCGGCGGGCGCACCTTCATGATCGACATCGTGATGCAGACCCCGGAGCGGTTCTCCTCCGCGGTGCGCGACGCCCTGGAGGCCGAACTGCCGTCCCTGCACCCGGCGATCGTGCGCTCACGCTTCCACTTCCGGGAGACGGACCCCGCGGCGGAGCTGGTGAAGGACCTGGACGGGATCGCCGCGCGCGGCTCGCAGGGGGTGATCCTGAAGGCGCCCGACGTGCCCGAGGTCACCACCGCGGTCGGACGGCTGGTGGCGGCCGGCATCCCCGTGGTCACGCTCGTGACGGACCTGCCCAGCAGCCCGCGCAGGGCGTACGTCGGCATCGACAACCGGGCCGCCGGAGCGACCGCCGCCTACCTGATCCGGCAGTGGCTCGGCGAGGGTCCAGGCCATGTGCTCGTCACCATCAGCCGGGGCTCCTTCCGCAACGAGGAGGAGCGCGAGATGGGCTTCCGCAGCGAGATGCGCGCCGCGCGGCCGGAACGCCGGCTGGTCGAGGTCACCGACAGCGACGGGCTCGACTCCACCCAGCGGGAGCTCGTCCGCGAGGCCCTGGAGCGGGACCCGGAGATCAACGCCGTCTACTCCATCGGCGGCGGGAACACCGCGACCATCGAGGCCTTCGACGCGCTCGGCCGGGACCTGCTGGCCTTCGTCGCGCACGACCTGGACCACGACAACACCCGGCTCCTGGGGGAGCGGCGGCTGTCCGCGGTGCTCCACCACGACCTGCGCCAGGACATGCGCCGCGCCTGCCAGACCATCATGCGGGCCCACCAGGCCCTCCCGGACGAGGGCCCGTCCCTCCCGTCGGCGATCCAGGTCGTCACGCCGTACAACATGCCGCCGGGGTGA
- a CDS encoding phytanoyl-CoA dioxygenase family protein, whose translation MASQDAGPRVWLSGDTDCDLDAFRALVAEHTDPRDYPYAAEVARNVPLYDSDRVRAADPTAVRTEWVRALLDGPGIVVLRGAFADLDLVDRASDVFRALIARERASGTARGDHFAKPGANDRVWSALDKTALHAPDVFADYYANDMLALVCEAWLGPGYQVTSQINVVNPGGAAQSVHRDYHLGFLSDERAARYPAHVHRLSPVLTLQGAVAHCDMPVESGPTLYLPHSQKYEPGYLAWRRPEFTAYFEEHHVQLPLAKGDAVFFNPALFHAAGHNRTTDVRRMANLLQISSAFGRAMETVDRESMVNALFPVLLRRRSAGVGEAWLRRVVAACAEGYPFPTDLDRDPPLEGLAPPSQADTVWRALTEEWSPGRLRQELRDGAERRRT comes from the coding sequence ATGGCTTCCCAGGATGCGGGACCACGGGTGTGGCTGAGCGGGGACACGGACTGCGATCTCGACGCCTTCCGCGCGCTGGTCGCCGAGCACACCGATCCGCGCGACTACCCGTACGCCGCCGAAGTCGCGCGGAACGTTCCGCTCTACGACAGCGACCGTGTCCGGGCGGCCGACCCGACGGCGGTGCGGACCGAGTGGGTGCGCGCGCTGCTGGACGGGCCCGGCATCGTGGTGCTCCGGGGCGCGTTCGCGGACCTCGACCTGGTGGACCGGGCCTCGGACGTCTTCCGGGCGCTGATCGCGCGGGAGCGGGCGAGCGGCACGGCCCGCGGTGACCACTTCGCGAAGCCCGGCGCCAACGACCGGGTGTGGAGCGCCCTGGACAAGACGGCCCTGCACGCTCCCGACGTCTTCGCCGACTACTACGCCAACGACATGCTGGCCCTGGTCTGCGAGGCCTGGCTCGGCCCCGGCTACCAGGTCACCTCCCAGATCAACGTGGTCAACCCGGGCGGCGCGGCGCAGAGCGTGCACCGGGACTACCACCTCGGTTTCCTCTCCGACGAGCGCGCGGCCCGCTATCCGGCGCACGTCCACCGGCTCTCCCCCGTGCTCACCCTCCAGGGCGCGGTGGCGCACTGCGACATGCCCGTGGAGTCCGGCCCGACGCTGTACCTGCCGCACTCCCAGAAGTACGAGCCCGGCTACCTGGCCTGGCGGCGCCCGGAGTTCACCGCGTACTTCGAGGAGCACCACGTGCAGCTCCCGCTGGCCAAGGGGGACGCGGTCTTCTTCAACCCCGCGCTCTTCCACGCGGCGGGCCACAACCGCACGACGGACGTCAGGCGGATGGCGAACCTGCTGCAGATCTCCTCGGCCTTCGGCCGCGCGATGGAGACGGTGGACCGGGAGTCGATGGTGAACGCGCTGTTCCCGGTGCTGCTGCGGCGCCGGAGCGCGGGCGTCGGCGAGGCGTGGCTGCGCCGGGTGGTGGCGGCCTGCGCGGAGGGTTACCCCTTCCCCACGGACCTCGATCGGGACCCGCCCCTGGAGGGGCTCGCCCCGCCGTCCCAGGCCGACACGGTGTGGCGGGCCCTGACGGAGGAGTGGAGCCCCGGGCGGCTGCGCCAGGAACTGCGGGACGGCGCCGAGCGCCGCCGCACTTGA
- a CDS encoding SDR family oxidoreductase, with translation MGPLLEDRVVLVNGGSQGVGAGVVRAAVREGATVAFTGRRAEPGERFAAESGATFVRADLADPAQARAGVERVVAAHGRLDCLVNAAGLTSRGTLLDTTPELFDAHIAVNLRAPFFAMQAAVRHLVDRGAPGTVVNIITSSAHGGQPFLAPYVAAKAGLVGLTRNAAHAHRWDRIRINGLNIGWTDTEGEDEIQRTFHGAGDDWREEAARSRPMGRLGQVDEIADFVVFLLSDRSGVVTGSVVDWDQTVFGGLD, from the coding sequence ATGGGACCACTTCTCGAGGACAGGGTCGTCCTCGTCAACGGCGGCAGTCAGGGCGTCGGCGCGGGTGTCGTACGGGCGGCCGTCCGCGAGGGCGCGACGGTCGCGTTCACCGGGCGACGCGCCGAACCCGGTGAGCGGTTCGCCGCGGAGAGCGGCGCCACCTTCGTACGGGCCGATCTCGCCGATCCCGCGCAGGCACGCGCCGGCGTCGAGCGGGTCGTGGCCGCGCACGGACGGCTCGACTGTCTCGTCAACGCGGCGGGACTGACCTCGCGCGGCACCCTCCTGGACACCACGCCCGAACTCTTCGACGCGCACATCGCGGTCAACCTGCGGGCGCCGTTCTTCGCGATGCAGGCGGCGGTCCGGCACCTGGTGGACCGTGGGGCGCCGGGCACCGTCGTCAACATCATCACCTCCTCCGCGCACGGCGGACAGCCGTTCCTCGCCCCGTACGTCGCCGCGAAGGCCGGGCTGGTCGGCCTGACCCGCAACGCCGCGCACGCCCACCGCTGGGACCGGATCCGGATCAACGGCCTGAACATCGGCTGGACCGACACCGAGGGCGAGGACGAGATCCAGCGCACCTTCCACGGCGCGGGCGACGACTGGCGGGAGGAGGCGGCGCGCAGCCGCCCGATGGGCAGGCTCGGCCAGGTCGACGAGATCGCCGACTTCGTCGTCTTCCTGCTCTCCGACCGCAGCGGTGTGGTCACCGGTTCGGTCGTCGACTGGGACCAGACCGTCTTCGGCGGACTCGACTGA
- a CDS encoding Gfo/Idh/MocA family oxidoreductase: MRIGILGLGRIGAFHTATLAGLDAVDSLVVTDPVAGAAAAAVERFGATAVDSPEAVLAAGVDGIVVAAATDAHPSLILAAVEAGIPVFCEKPVARTVEESVAVLRAVQDSGVEVHIGYNRRFDAGCVAARKAVVSGELGKLHTVRSTTLDPAPPPAAYVAVSGGIFRDCAVHDFDIVRWVTGREVVEVYAAGGNRGAEYIAEAGDVDTASAILTLDDGTLALVSNSRHNARGYDVRLELHGMRDSIAVGLEDKLPLRSVEPGATFPAGTPHDFFMDRFAPAYRAELTAFTEVVAGRATSPCTVADAIEASWIAEACALSLAEHRAVRVEEVRRG; this comes from the coding sequence ATGCGTATAGGCATCTTGGGACTGGGCCGGATCGGCGCCTTCCACACCGCGACGCTCGCGGGGCTCGACGCGGTGGACTCGCTGGTGGTCACCGATCCGGTGGCAGGGGCGGCCGCGGCGGCGGTCGAGCGTTTCGGGGCGACGGCGGTGGACTCCCCCGAGGCGGTGCTCGCCGCCGGGGTCGACGGCATCGTGGTGGCGGCCGCCACCGACGCGCACCCCTCGCTCATCCTGGCCGCGGTCGAGGCGGGCATCCCCGTCTTCTGCGAGAAGCCGGTGGCACGGACGGTCGAGGAGAGCGTCGCCGTGCTGCGCGCGGTCCAGGACAGCGGCGTCGAGGTGCACATCGGCTACAACCGGCGCTTCGACGCGGGCTGCGTGGCCGCGCGCAAGGCCGTGGTGAGCGGCGAACTCGGCAAGCTGCACACCGTACGCTCCACGACACTGGACCCGGCGCCGCCACCGGCCGCGTATGTGGCGGTCTCCGGCGGCATCTTCCGCGACTGCGCCGTGCACGACTTCGACATCGTGCGCTGGGTCACCGGCCGCGAGGTGGTCGAGGTGTACGCGGCCGGCGGCAACCGCGGGGCCGAGTACATCGCCGAGGCGGGCGACGTCGACACCGCGTCCGCGATCCTCACCCTCGACGACGGCACCCTCGCGCTGGTGTCCAACTCGCGCCACAACGCCCGCGGTTACGACGTCCGCCTGGAACTGCACGGCATGCGCGACAGCATCGCCGTGGGCCTGGAGGACAAACTCCCCCTGCGCTCGGTGGAACCCGGTGCCACCTTCCCCGCCGGCACCCCGCACGACTTCTTCATGGACCGCTTCGCCCCCGCCTACCGCGCCGAACTGACCGCCTTCACCGAGGTCGTCGCGGGCCGCGCCACCTCCCCGTGCACGGTCGCCGACGCGATCGAGGCGAGCTGGATCGCGGAGGCGTGCGCGTTGTCCTTGGCGGAGCACCGGGCGGTGCGGGTGGAGGAGGTACGACGGGGCTGA
- a CDS encoding DUF397 domain-containing protein, which translates to MRSIDLSVVTWRKSSYSNSDGGACLEVSDDLTAGIPVRDSKVPHGPVLVFPAGGWASFVAAVKGGRLPS; encoded by the coding sequence GTGCGATCCATCGACCTGAGCGTCGTGACGTGGCGTAAGAGCTCGTACAGCAACTCGGACGGCGGCGCCTGCCTCGAGGTCTCCGACGACCTCACCGCAGGCATCCCCGTGCGGGACAGCAAGGTCCCGCACGGGCCGGTGCTCGTGTTCCCCGCCGGCGGCTGGGCCTCGTTCGTCGCCGCGGTCAAGGGCGGCCGCCTGCCCAGCTGA